The Nitrospirota bacterium genome window below encodes:
- a CDS encoding flavin reductase family protein, whose amino-acid sequence MRFDPKKQSPTENYIFMLYAIVPRPIAFISTVGESGIFNLSPFSFFNGVCSDPPILSVSIAWKNGEKKDTLVNIENSKEFVVNIVTEPLALAMNASSASFPPEVSEFQKVGLTPVPAAVVNAPLVKESPINIECSLHRLIEVGAPPRGATLVLGEIIQYHVREEVLENKKIDFQKLSAIGRMGGEFYARTTDIFKLNRPR is encoded by the coding sequence ATGAGGTTCGACCCGAAAAAACAATCGCCGACGGAAAACTATATTTTCATGCTCTACGCGATTGTTCCCCGGCCGATTGCGTTTATTTCGACGGTAGGGGAAAGCGGGATTTTTAACTTATCTCCGTTTAGCTTTTTTAACGGGGTTTGTTCCGATCCACCCATCTTAAGCGTATCGATTGCGTGGAAAAATGGGGAGAAAAAAGACACCCTGGTCAACATCGAAAATTCGAAGGAATTTGTCGTCAACATTGTAACGGAACCTCTGGCATTGGCCATGAATGCAAGTTCGGCGTCTTTTCCTCCTGAAGTCAGCGAATTTCAAAAGGTGGGTTTGACGCCTGTTCCGGCGGCGGTTGTCAACGCCCCTCTCGTCAAAGAATCTCCCATTAACATTGAATGCTCCCTCCACCGTTTAATTGAGGTCGGCGCTCCCCCTCGAGGGGCAACCCTCGTTTTAGGGGAAATCATCCAATATCACGTTCGTGAAGAGGTTCTCGAAAATAAAAAGATCGACTTTCAAAAGCTTTCCGCTATCGGAAGAATGGGAGGGGAGTTTTATGCCCGTACGACAGACATCTTCAAATTAAATCGTCCCCGCTGA